From Mytilus edulis chromosome 9, xbMytEdul2.2, whole genome shotgun sequence, the proteins below share one genomic window:
- the LOC139489548 gene encoding protein chibby homolog 1-like, translating to MPLNLFGNKFSPKKTPPRRAQSLSNINLDADQAREEFGPNIGPVKLRLGGNEVNFENGMWIQETGGGGGASHKEVMKLRKENQQVSEENNLLKLKIDILLDMLAEASAVSHYHETELKQMRAQVGKKR from the exons ATGCCTCTAAACTTGTTTGGAAACAAGTTTTCTCCAAAGAAGACTCCACCAAGGAGAGCACAGTCTTTATCTAACATCAACTTAGATGCAGATCAGGCCAGAGAAGAGTTTGGACCAAATATTGGACCTGTGAAATTAAGGCTAGGGGGCAATGAGGTTAATTTTGAGAATGGAATGTGGATTCAAG AAACTGGAGGTGGTGGTGGAGCAAGTCATAAAGAAGTCATGAAACTTAGAAAAGAAAATCAACAAGTATCAGAAGAAAACAACCTACTCAAACTGAAAATTGATATATTGTTGGATATG cTTGCAGAAGCTTCAGCAGTGTCACATTATCATGAAACTGAACTTAAACAAATGAGAGCACAGGTTGGAAAGAAGCGGtga